In the genome of Apodemus sylvaticus chromosome 2, mApoSyl1.1, whole genome shotgun sequence, one region contains:
- the Krba1 gene encoding protein KRBA1 isoform X5, translated as MALQVPISFKDLAVRFSEEEWRLLQDGQREFYRDVMRENYETLVSVGTSELLPLSAFLSPAEAGGATPGESHQEKGQKPALEHSSQGEQPQQSLHLTALVQLVKEIPEFLFGEVKSAEDCSDSGSTGLDGEQTSPEAVVVEACPPRGLFSSLPESPASHPSLATTPTGSSTSSGPPGDWAHGSPLPAIGTDDKPLSIEKGGVGASAETSMPSAQSLGQSRSHLRQDRGSMGTGTLPENSPLQGLINCLKEILVPRPQPRGTAPDLLPSLPDLSVLKQTRAEVEAGSLPCPVKTEAAPGDCPLQGLLNCLKEIPNAPDRRPSPSGASDLQLQGDPGKGRSGGKGQSLELGRLQTPPPRPSHGAGAGSMLTTVKVEDGWAQSPPVPASCQLSRQGYSSYSTGDNREVRVPRWGPMTLASRPSGSPLEALEACLKGIPPGGSSPLQSLAVSWSRSPQPGDAGSQRFELQQQGSHSEEATREPLLPLSLQGYVREGPGMQPCGSQGTPTSFSSASSSDGDLDFRSPRSSQGQRLGKGYPPGSSPLQGLENCLREIPVPRPQAAWPCSSAVNRGLKRTEPRNWTADREALRGEAWEAPHLRQRPGEVPSRSLHRGSPQTCTPTCHQVTTRPWPQEETATMPSPLHRLENSLRGILPVRPLRFTCVTGPGPSPSPCSSSSFSSSDGEDLRPEPAFWQSPLQQKGHLPSCKDPVRLCPGPGASSRTSNNSCLAEDPERAEPKDGSSLSAGRAEEKSHPPRTEDGPERSSQPGPVSPAEGKGDAAGRPWPEPKDTEDSRDLEPGHRQPSAAARTQEKLLSGDPLEPPSKSPLPTTVLSNWSPTSLQPPCPCGRSLQQELHNLGTILTDKLDRLAAALAGLTKDVATMRTQMDQLRRRPRSLGPKGQGSWPLTLPQRPRWVNRLDHRHLPYWRQKGRTRPRPKILRTQAEGCKAGDHPGLSRGKGNLVPQLPPEASSFVESSSQQISSTSGGHTVLTAHPPLEHTGCHQNPLSPSVPTALVPLVASPAASADTEPQAARVAAASIPSQPKEPNSLLGAALSKDLWGGDHRDPRWGAH; from the exons GTGCCCATCAGCTTCAAGGACTTGGCCGTGCGGTTCTCTGAAGAGGAGTGGCGGCTCCTGCAGGACGGGCAGCGGGAATTCTACAGAGACGTGATGCGGGAAAACTACGAGACGCTGGTGTCTGTGG GGACCTCTGAgctgcttcctctctctgctttcctgtcacctgcagaggctggaggagcCACACCAGGAGAGAGccaccaggaaaagggacagaaGCCAGCTTTGGAGCACAGTTCCCAGG GAGAGCAGCCTCAGCAGAGCCTCCACCTCACAGCATTAGTGCAGCTGGTGAAGGAGATTCCAGAGTTCTTGTTTGGAGAAGTGAAGAGTGCTGAGGACTGCTCTGACAGTGGGAGCACCGGTCTGGATGGGGAGCAGACAAGCCCTGAGG ctgtggttgtggAAGCTTGCCCTCCCCGAGGCCTGTTCAGTTCTCTTCCGGAGAGCCCTGCAAGCCACCCCAGCCTGGCGACCACACCCACGGGCAGCTCAACTTCCAGTGGCCCTCCTGGAGACTGGGCACACGGAAGCCCCTTACCTGCTA TAGGAACTGATGACAAACCACTGTCTATAGAGAAGGGAGGTGTAGGAGCCTCGGCAGAGACATCCATGCCTTCCGCTCAAAGCCTGGGCCAGAGCAGGAGTCACCTAAGACAGGATAGAGGCAGCATGGGGACAG GAACCCTTCCTGAGAACAGTCCATTGCAAGGCCTCATCAACTGTCTGAAGGAGATCCTTGTGCCCAGGCCCCAGCCCCGGGGGACAGCCCCGGACTTGCTGCCTTCTCTCCCTGACTTGAGTGTGTTGAAGCAGACCAGAGCTGAGGTAGAAGCTGGGAGCCTGCCCTGCCCGG TGAAGACAGAGGCAGCACCTGGAGATTGTCCCCTTCAGGGCCTGCTGAACTGTCTGAAGGAGATCCCAAATGCCCCAGACCGGCGTCCCAGCCCCTCAGGAGCATCCGACTTGCAGCTGCAGGGGGATCCAGGGAAAGGGCGTTCTGGAGGTAAAGGCCAATCACTAG AGCTGGGACGCCTGCAGACCCCTCCTCCCCGCCCCAGTCATGGGGCTGGAGCTGGCAGCATGCTTACCACGGTGAAGGTAGAAGATGGCTGGGCCCAGAGTCCCCCAGTGCCGGCATCCTGCCAGCTTAGCCGGCAAGGCTACAGCTCCTACTCCACTGGAGACAACCGAGAGGTCCGCGTGCCTCGCTGGGGCCCCATGACTCTAG CCAGCAGGCCCTCAGGCTCACCCCTAGAAGCTCTGGAGGCCTGTCTGAAGGGCATCCCTCCAGGTGGGTCATCACCTCTTCAGTCACTAGCCGTCTCATGGTCCAGAAGTCCCCAGCCAGGAGATGCTGGCTCTCAGAGGTTTGAGCTACAGCAACAAGGATCTCACAGTGAAG AAGCTACAAGGGAGCCACTTCTGCCTCTGAGCTTGCAGGGGTACGTGAGAGAGGGGCCTGGGATGCAACCCTGTGGCTCCCAGGGTACCCCTACCAGCTTCTCCTCAGCCAGCAGCAGTGATGGGGATCTGGACTTCAGGAGCCCCAGGAGCAGCCAGGGCCAACGGCTTGGGAAAG GCTATCCACCAGGAAGCTCTCCACTCCAAGGCTTGGAGAACTGCCTGAGAGAGATCCCTGTTCCCAGGCCGCAGGCTGCCTGGCCTTGCTCCTCAGCTGTAAACAGGGGCTTGAAGAGAACAGAGCCTAGGAACTGGACTGCAGACAGAGAAG CATTGAGAGGTGAGGCCTGGGAGGCACCCCACCTCAGACAGCGTCCTGGAGAAGTACCCAGCAGGAGTCTGCATCGAGGCAGTCCACAGACCTGTACTCCCACCTGCCACCAAGTGACCACCAGGCCATGGCCACAAGAGG AGACAGCCACCATGCCTTCACCTCTGCACCGCCTGGAGAACTCTCTGAGGGGGATCTTGCCCGTGAGGCCCTTGCGTTTCACCTGCGTGACTGGCCCTGGCCCCAGTCCCAGCCcctgctccagctccagcttCAGCAGCTCCGATGGAGAAGACCTACGACCAGAGCCTGCGTTTTGGCAGTCACCCCTCCAGC AGAAAGGCCACCTTCCCTCCTGTAAGGACCCTGTTCGTCTGTGCCCTGGCCCTGGCGCATCTTCAAGGACCAGCAACAATAGCTGCCTTGCTGAAGACCCCGAGAGAGCGGAGCCCAAGGACGGCAGCAGCCTCAGTGCAG GAAGAGCAGAAGAGAAGTCCCACCCACCCAGAACAGAAGATGGTCCAGAGCGCTCGAGCCAGCCTGGCCCTGTCAGCCCTGCCGAAGGAAAAGGAG ACGCAGCTGGGCGCCCCTGGCCTGAGCCCAAGGATACTGAAGACTCGAGGGACCTGGAGCCTGGACATAGACAACCCAGTGCGGCAG CCAGGACCCAAGAGAAGCTGCTCTCTGGGGACCCTCTGGAGCCACCTAGCAAGTCTCCTCTTCCCACAACTGTCTTGTCAAATTGGTCACCCACTTCTCTTCAGCCACCATGCCCCTGCGGCAGGTCCTTGCAGCAGGAGCTGCATAACCTTGGTACCATCCTCACGGATAAGCTGGACCGACTTGCAGCAGCCTTGGCGGGCCTAACGAAGGATGTTGCAACCATGCGGACCCAGATGGATCAGCTACGAAGGCGCCCACGAAGCCTTGGACCAAAAGGTCAGGGTTCCTGGCCGCTGACCCTCCCCCAGAGACCTCGCTGGGTCAACAGACTGGACCACAGACATCTACCCTACTGGAGACAGAAGGGCCGCACCAGGCCCAGACCAAAGATCCTGCGGACCCAGGCAGAAGGCTGCAAGGCTGGTGACCACCCAGGACTCTCTAGAGGGAAGGGCAATTTGGTGCCTCAGCTCCCTCCAGAAGCTTCCAGCTTCGTAGAATCTTCATCCCAGCAGATCTCCTCTACTTCTGGAGGCCACACTGTGCTGACTGCACACCCACCTCTGGAACACACTGGATGCCACCAGAATCCCCTCTCCCCTTCAGTGCCTACTGCCTTGGTCCCCCTTGTGGCCTCTCCTGCAGCCAGTGCAGACACAGAACCTCAGGCTGCTAGAGTGGCAGCAGCCAGCATTCCAAGCCAGCCCAAGGAACCTAACAGCCTGCTAGGGGCAGCCCTCAGCAAAGACCTCTGGGGAGGCGACCACAGGGATCCAAGGTGGGGGGCCCATTGA
- the Krba1 gene encoding protein KRBA1 isoform X8, with the protein MALQVPISFKDLAVRFSEEEWRLLQDGQREFYRDVMRENYETLVSVEAGGATPGESHQEKGQKPALEHSSQGEQPQQSLHLTALVQLVKEIPEFLFGEVKSAEDCSDSGSTGLDGEQTSPEAAVVVEACPPRGLFSSLPESPASHPSLATTPTGSSTSSGPPGDWAHGSPLPAIGTDDKPLSIEKGGVGASAETSMPSAQSLGQSRSHLRQDRGSMGTGTLPENSPLQGLINCLKEILVPRPQPRGTAPDLLPSLPDLSVLKQTRAEVEAGSLPCPVKTEAAPGDCPLQGLLNCLKEIPNAPDRRPSPSGASDLQLQGDPGKGRSGGKGQSLELGRLQTPPPRPSHGAGAGSMLTTVKVEDGWAQSPPVPASCQLSRQGYSSYSTGDNREVRVPRWGPMTLASRPSGSPLEALEACLKGIPPGGSSPLQSLAVSWSRSPQPGDAGSQRFELQQQGSHSEEATREPLLPLSLQGYVREGPGMQPCGSQGTPTSFSSASSSDGDLDFRSPRSSQGQRLGKGYPPGSSPLQGLENCLREIPVPRPQAAWPCSSAVNRGLKRTEPRNWTADREALRGEAWEAPHLRQRPGEVPSRSLHRGSPQTCTPTCHQVTTRPWPQEETATMPSPLHRLENSLRGILPVRPLRFTCVTGPGPSPSPCSSSSFSSSDGEDLRPEPAFWQSPLQQKGHLPSCKDPVRLCPGPGASSRTSNNSCLAEDPERAEPKDGSSLSAGRAEEKSHPPRTEDGPERSSQPGPVSPAEGKGDAAGRPWPEPKDTEDSRDLEPGHRQPSAAARTQEKLLSGDPLEPPSKSPLPTTVLSNWSPTSLQPPCPCGRSLQQELHNLGTILTDKLDRLAAALAGLTKDVATMRTQMDQLRRRPRSLGPKGQGSWPLTLPQRPRWVNRLDHRHLPYWRQKGRTRPRPKILRTQAEGCKAGDHPGLSRGKGNLVPQLPPEASSFVESSSQQISSTSGGHTVLTAHPPLEHTGCHQNPLSPSVPTALVPLVASPAASADTEPQAARVAAASIPSQPKEPNSLLGAALSKDLWGGDHRDPRWGAH; encoded by the exons GTGCCCATCAGCTTCAAGGACTTGGCCGTGCGGTTCTCTGAAGAGGAGTGGCGGCTCCTGCAGGACGGGCAGCGGGAATTCTACAGAGACGTGATGCGGGAAAACTACGAGACGCTGGTGTCTGTGG aggctggaggagcCACACCAGGAGAGAGccaccaggaaaagggacagaaGCCAGCTTTGGAGCACAGTTCCCAGG GAGAGCAGCCTCAGCAGAGCCTCCACCTCACAGCATTAGTGCAGCTGGTGAAGGAGATTCCAGAGTTCTTGTTTGGAGAAGTGAAGAGTGCTGAGGACTGCTCTGACAGTGGGAGCACCGGTCTGGATGGGGAGCAGACAAGCCCTGAGG cagctgtggttgtggAAGCTTGCCCTCCCCGAGGCCTGTTCAGTTCTCTTCCGGAGAGCCCTGCAAGCCACCCCAGCCTGGCGACCACACCCACGGGCAGCTCAACTTCCAGTGGCCCTCCTGGAGACTGGGCACACGGAAGCCCCTTACCTGCTA TAGGAACTGATGACAAACCACTGTCTATAGAGAAGGGAGGTGTAGGAGCCTCGGCAGAGACATCCATGCCTTCCGCTCAAAGCCTGGGCCAGAGCAGGAGTCACCTAAGACAGGATAGAGGCAGCATGGGGACAG GAACCCTTCCTGAGAACAGTCCATTGCAAGGCCTCATCAACTGTCTGAAGGAGATCCTTGTGCCCAGGCCCCAGCCCCGGGGGACAGCCCCGGACTTGCTGCCTTCTCTCCCTGACTTGAGTGTGTTGAAGCAGACCAGAGCTGAGGTAGAAGCTGGGAGCCTGCCCTGCCCGG TGAAGACAGAGGCAGCACCTGGAGATTGTCCCCTTCAGGGCCTGCTGAACTGTCTGAAGGAGATCCCAAATGCCCCAGACCGGCGTCCCAGCCCCTCAGGAGCATCCGACTTGCAGCTGCAGGGGGATCCAGGGAAAGGGCGTTCTGGAGGTAAAGGCCAATCACTAG AGCTGGGACGCCTGCAGACCCCTCCTCCCCGCCCCAGTCATGGGGCTGGAGCTGGCAGCATGCTTACCACGGTGAAGGTAGAAGATGGCTGGGCCCAGAGTCCCCCAGTGCCGGCATCCTGCCAGCTTAGCCGGCAAGGCTACAGCTCCTACTCCACTGGAGACAACCGAGAGGTCCGCGTGCCTCGCTGGGGCCCCATGACTCTAG CCAGCAGGCCCTCAGGCTCACCCCTAGAAGCTCTGGAGGCCTGTCTGAAGGGCATCCCTCCAGGTGGGTCATCACCTCTTCAGTCACTAGCCGTCTCATGGTCCAGAAGTCCCCAGCCAGGAGATGCTGGCTCTCAGAGGTTTGAGCTACAGCAACAAGGATCTCACAGTGAAG AAGCTACAAGGGAGCCACTTCTGCCTCTGAGCTTGCAGGGGTACGTGAGAGAGGGGCCTGGGATGCAACCCTGTGGCTCCCAGGGTACCCCTACCAGCTTCTCCTCAGCCAGCAGCAGTGATGGGGATCTGGACTTCAGGAGCCCCAGGAGCAGCCAGGGCCAACGGCTTGGGAAAG GCTATCCACCAGGAAGCTCTCCACTCCAAGGCTTGGAGAACTGCCTGAGAGAGATCCCTGTTCCCAGGCCGCAGGCTGCCTGGCCTTGCTCCTCAGCTGTAAACAGGGGCTTGAAGAGAACAGAGCCTAGGAACTGGACTGCAGACAGAGAAG CATTGAGAGGTGAGGCCTGGGAGGCACCCCACCTCAGACAGCGTCCTGGAGAAGTACCCAGCAGGAGTCTGCATCGAGGCAGTCCACAGACCTGTACTCCCACCTGCCACCAAGTGACCACCAGGCCATGGCCACAAGAGG AGACAGCCACCATGCCTTCACCTCTGCACCGCCTGGAGAACTCTCTGAGGGGGATCTTGCCCGTGAGGCCCTTGCGTTTCACCTGCGTGACTGGCCCTGGCCCCAGTCCCAGCCcctgctccagctccagcttCAGCAGCTCCGATGGAGAAGACCTACGACCAGAGCCTGCGTTTTGGCAGTCACCCCTCCAGC AGAAAGGCCACCTTCCCTCCTGTAAGGACCCTGTTCGTCTGTGCCCTGGCCCTGGCGCATCTTCAAGGACCAGCAACAATAGCTGCCTTGCTGAAGACCCCGAGAGAGCGGAGCCCAAGGACGGCAGCAGCCTCAGTGCAG GAAGAGCAGAAGAGAAGTCCCACCCACCCAGAACAGAAGATGGTCCAGAGCGCTCGAGCCAGCCTGGCCCTGTCAGCCCTGCCGAAGGAAAAGGAG ACGCAGCTGGGCGCCCCTGGCCTGAGCCCAAGGATACTGAAGACTCGAGGGACCTGGAGCCTGGACATAGACAACCCAGTGCGGCAG CCAGGACCCAAGAGAAGCTGCTCTCTGGGGACCCTCTGGAGCCACCTAGCAAGTCTCCTCTTCCCACAACTGTCTTGTCAAATTGGTCACCCACTTCTCTTCAGCCACCATGCCCCTGCGGCAGGTCCTTGCAGCAGGAGCTGCATAACCTTGGTACCATCCTCACGGATAAGCTGGACCGACTTGCAGCAGCCTTGGCGGGCCTAACGAAGGATGTTGCAACCATGCGGACCCAGATGGATCAGCTACGAAGGCGCCCACGAAGCCTTGGACCAAAAGGTCAGGGTTCCTGGCCGCTGACCCTCCCCCAGAGACCTCGCTGGGTCAACAGACTGGACCACAGACATCTACCCTACTGGAGACAGAAGGGCCGCACCAGGCCCAGACCAAAGATCCTGCGGACCCAGGCAGAAGGCTGCAAGGCTGGTGACCACCCAGGACTCTCTAGAGGGAAGGGCAATTTGGTGCCTCAGCTCCCTCCAGAAGCTTCCAGCTTCGTAGAATCTTCATCCCAGCAGATCTCCTCTACTTCTGGAGGCCACACTGTGCTGACTGCACACCCACCTCTGGAACACACTGGATGCCACCAGAATCCCCTCTCCCCTTCAGTGCCTACTGCCTTGGTCCCCCTTGTGGCCTCTCCTGCAGCCAGTGCAGACACAGAACCTCAGGCTGCTAGAGTGGCAGCAGCCAGCATTCCAAGCCAGCCCAAGGAACCTAACAGCCTGCTAGGGGCAGCCCTCAGCAAAGACCTCTGGGGAGGCGACCACAGGGATCCAAGGTGGGGGGCCCATTGA
- the Krba1 gene encoding protein KRBA1 isoform X9, whose product MALQVPISFKDLAVRFSEEEWRLLQDGQREFYRDVMRENYETLVSVEAGGATPGESHQEKGQKPALEHSSQGEQPQQSLHLTALVQLVKEIPEFLFGEVKSAEDCSDSGSTGLDGEQTSPEAVVVEACPPRGLFSSLPESPASHPSLATTPTGSSTSSGPPGDWAHGSPLPAIGTDDKPLSIEKGGVGASAETSMPSAQSLGQSRSHLRQDRGSMGTGTLPENSPLQGLINCLKEILVPRPQPRGTAPDLLPSLPDLSVLKQTRAEVEAGSLPCPVKTEAAPGDCPLQGLLNCLKEIPNAPDRRPSPSGASDLQLQGDPGKGRSGGKGQSLELGRLQTPPPRPSHGAGAGSMLTTVKVEDGWAQSPPVPASCQLSRQGYSSYSTGDNREVRVPRWGPMTLASRPSGSPLEALEACLKGIPPGGSSPLQSLAVSWSRSPQPGDAGSQRFELQQQGSHSEEATREPLLPLSLQGYVREGPGMQPCGSQGTPTSFSSASSSDGDLDFRSPRSSQGQRLGKGYPPGSSPLQGLENCLREIPVPRPQAAWPCSSAVNRGLKRTEPRNWTADREALRGEAWEAPHLRQRPGEVPSRSLHRGSPQTCTPTCHQVTTRPWPQEETATMPSPLHRLENSLRGILPVRPLRFTCVTGPGPSPSPCSSSSFSSSDGEDLRPEPAFWQSPLQQKGHLPSCKDPVRLCPGPGASSRTSNNSCLAEDPERAEPKDGSSLSAGRAEEKSHPPRTEDGPERSSQPGPVSPAEGKGDAAGRPWPEPKDTEDSRDLEPGHRQPSAAARTQEKLLSGDPLEPPSKSPLPTTVLSNWSPTSLQPPCPCGRSLQQELHNLGTILTDKLDRLAAALAGLTKDVATMRTQMDQLRRRPRSLGPKGQGSWPLTLPQRPRWVNRLDHRHLPYWRQKGRTRPRPKILRTQAEGCKAGDHPGLSRGKGNLVPQLPPEASSFVESSSQQISSTSGGHTVLTAHPPLEHTGCHQNPLSPSVPTALVPLVASPAASADTEPQAARVAAASIPSQPKEPNSLLGAALSKDLWGGDHRDPRWGAH is encoded by the exons GTGCCCATCAGCTTCAAGGACTTGGCCGTGCGGTTCTCTGAAGAGGAGTGGCGGCTCCTGCAGGACGGGCAGCGGGAATTCTACAGAGACGTGATGCGGGAAAACTACGAGACGCTGGTGTCTGTGG aggctggaggagcCACACCAGGAGAGAGccaccaggaaaagggacagaaGCCAGCTTTGGAGCACAGTTCCCAGG GAGAGCAGCCTCAGCAGAGCCTCCACCTCACAGCATTAGTGCAGCTGGTGAAGGAGATTCCAGAGTTCTTGTTTGGAGAAGTGAAGAGTGCTGAGGACTGCTCTGACAGTGGGAGCACCGGTCTGGATGGGGAGCAGACAAGCCCTGAGG ctgtggttgtggAAGCTTGCCCTCCCCGAGGCCTGTTCAGTTCTCTTCCGGAGAGCCCTGCAAGCCACCCCAGCCTGGCGACCACACCCACGGGCAGCTCAACTTCCAGTGGCCCTCCTGGAGACTGGGCACACGGAAGCCCCTTACCTGCTA TAGGAACTGATGACAAACCACTGTCTATAGAGAAGGGAGGTGTAGGAGCCTCGGCAGAGACATCCATGCCTTCCGCTCAAAGCCTGGGCCAGAGCAGGAGTCACCTAAGACAGGATAGAGGCAGCATGGGGACAG GAACCCTTCCTGAGAACAGTCCATTGCAAGGCCTCATCAACTGTCTGAAGGAGATCCTTGTGCCCAGGCCCCAGCCCCGGGGGACAGCCCCGGACTTGCTGCCTTCTCTCCCTGACTTGAGTGTGTTGAAGCAGACCAGAGCTGAGGTAGAAGCTGGGAGCCTGCCCTGCCCGG TGAAGACAGAGGCAGCACCTGGAGATTGTCCCCTTCAGGGCCTGCTGAACTGTCTGAAGGAGATCCCAAATGCCCCAGACCGGCGTCCCAGCCCCTCAGGAGCATCCGACTTGCAGCTGCAGGGGGATCCAGGGAAAGGGCGTTCTGGAGGTAAAGGCCAATCACTAG AGCTGGGACGCCTGCAGACCCCTCCTCCCCGCCCCAGTCATGGGGCTGGAGCTGGCAGCATGCTTACCACGGTGAAGGTAGAAGATGGCTGGGCCCAGAGTCCCCCAGTGCCGGCATCCTGCCAGCTTAGCCGGCAAGGCTACAGCTCCTACTCCACTGGAGACAACCGAGAGGTCCGCGTGCCTCGCTGGGGCCCCATGACTCTAG CCAGCAGGCCCTCAGGCTCACCCCTAGAAGCTCTGGAGGCCTGTCTGAAGGGCATCCCTCCAGGTGGGTCATCACCTCTTCAGTCACTAGCCGTCTCATGGTCCAGAAGTCCCCAGCCAGGAGATGCTGGCTCTCAGAGGTTTGAGCTACAGCAACAAGGATCTCACAGTGAAG AAGCTACAAGGGAGCCACTTCTGCCTCTGAGCTTGCAGGGGTACGTGAGAGAGGGGCCTGGGATGCAACCCTGTGGCTCCCAGGGTACCCCTACCAGCTTCTCCTCAGCCAGCAGCAGTGATGGGGATCTGGACTTCAGGAGCCCCAGGAGCAGCCAGGGCCAACGGCTTGGGAAAG GCTATCCACCAGGAAGCTCTCCACTCCAAGGCTTGGAGAACTGCCTGAGAGAGATCCCTGTTCCCAGGCCGCAGGCTGCCTGGCCTTGCTCCTCAGCTGTAAACAGGGGCTTGAAGAGAACAGAGCCTAGGAACTGGACTGCAGACAGAGAAG CATTGAGAGGTGAGGCCTGGGAGGCACCCCACCTCAGACAGCGTCCTGGAGAAGTACCCAGCAGGAGTCTGCATCGAGGCAGTCCACAGACCTGTACTCCCACCTGCCACCAAGTGACCACCAGGCCATGGCCACAAGAGG AGACAGCCACCATGCCTTCACCTCTGCACCGCCTGGAGAACTCTCTGAGGGGGATCTTGCCCGTGAGGCCCTTGCGTTTCACCTGCGTGACTGGCCCTGGCCCCAGTCCCAGCCcctgctccagctccagcttCAGCAGCTCCGATGGAGAAGACCTACGACCAGAGCCTGCGTTTTGGCAGTCACCCCTCCAGC AGAAAGGCCACCTTCCCTCCTGTAAGGACCCTGTTCGTCTGTGCCCTGGCCCTGGCGCATCTTCAAGGACCAGCAACAATAGCTGCCTTGCTGAAGACCCCGAGAGAGCGGAGCCCAAGGACGGCAGCAGCCTCAGTGCAG GAAGAGCAGAAGAGAAGTCCCACCCACCCAGAACAGAAGATGGTCCAGAGCGCTCGAGCCAGCCTGGCCCTGTCAGCCCTGCCGAAGGAAAAGGAG ACGCAGCTGGGCGCCCCTGGCCTGAGCCCAAGGATACTGAAGACTCGAGGGACCTGGAGCCTGGACATAGACAACCCAGTGCGGCAG CCAGGACCCAAGAGAAGCTGCTCTCTGGGGACCCTCTGGAGCCACCTAGCAAGTCTCCTCTTCCCACAACTGTCTTGTCAAATTGGTCACCCACTTCTCTTCAGCCACCATGCCCCTGCGGCAGGTCCTTGCAGCAGGAGCTGCATAACCTTGGTACCATCCTCACGGATAAGCTGGACCGACTTGCAGCAGCCTTGGCGGGCCTAACGAAGGATGTTGCAACCATGCGGACCCAGATGGATCAGCTACGAAGGCGCCCACGAAGCCTTGGACCAAAAGGTCAGGGTTCCTGGCCGCTGACCCTCCCCCAGAGACCTCGCTGGGTCAACAGACTGGACCACAGACATCTACCCTACTGGAGACAGAAGGGCCGCACCAGGCCCAGACCAAAGATCCTGCGGACCCAGGCAGAAGGCTGCAAGGCTGGTGACCACCCAGGACTCTCTAGAGGGAAGGGCAATTTGGTGCCTCAGCTCCCTCCAGAAGCTTCCAGCTTCGTAGAATCTTCATCCCAGCAGATCTCCTCTACTTCTGGAGGCCACACTGTGCTGACTGCACACCCACCTCTGGAACACACTGGATGCCACCAGAATCCCCTCTCCCCTTCAGTGCCTACTGCCTTGGTCCCCCTTGTGGCCTCTCCTGCAGCCAGTGCAGACACAGAACCTCAGGCTGCTAGAGTGGCAGCAGCCAGCATTCCAAGCCAGCCCAAGGAACCTAACAGCCTGCTAGGGGCAGCCCTCAGCAAAGACCTCTGGGGAGGCGACCACAGGGATCCAAGGTGGGGGGCCCATTGA